In the genome of Anabaena cylindrica PCC 7122, the window CATTTTCACCACGTTGGGTCTTAGGATTCTTGGTCATTACTTCGAGAGCTTGCAGACCAGAACCTGTGACAATGGGGATGTCATCACCGGGGAAATCATAACTGGATAGCAGTTCTCTAACTTCCAGTTCTACCAACTCCAGTAATTCCGCGTCGTCCACCATATCTTCTTTGTTTAAGAAGACAACTAGACTGGGTACACCTACCTGCTTGGCGAGGAGGATGTGTTCACGAGTTTGGGGCATAGGGCCATCTGCCGCAGAAACTACTAAGATCCCGCCATCCATTTGGGCTGCGCCAGTGATCATGTTTTTGACATAATCAGCGTGTCCAGGACAGTCTACGTGAGCATAGTGGCGATCGCCAGTTTCATACTCAACGTGAGCGGTATTGATGGTAATACCCCGTGCTTTTTCTTCGGGTGCATTATCAATTTGATCATATCCCTTACCTACAGCCTGACCCATAGCTGCCAAGGTCATTGTAATAGCTGCTGTTAAGGTCGTTTTGCCGTGGTCAACGTGGCCAACAGTACCGATATTAACGTGGGGTTTATTCCTTTCAAACTTTGCGCGTGCCATGAATGCTCGTTTCCTTTTTTAATTAAGCGTTCCCTTTGCTTTTTGCAATGATAGTTTCAGCCACGCTGCGAGGCACCTCTTCATAGTGGCTGAACTCCATTGTAAAGATACCCCGGCCTTGGGTCTTAGACCGAATATCTGTAGCGTAGCCAAACATAGTCGCTAGTGGAACTTTGGATGTCACCTTAGCGAGTCCTTGTTCAGTGCTTTGGCTTTCAATCTGTCCCCGACGGGCGATGAGGTCGCCAATAACGTTGCCGATAAAGTCTTCGGGAACTTCCACTTCAACTTTCATCATAGGCTCTAACAGCACTGGAGAAGCTTTTGATACTGCCTCTTTCATTGCCATTGAGCCGGCAATTTTGAAAGCCATTTCCGAAGAGTCTACATCGTGGTAAGAACCATCTATCAAAGTAGCTTTGACATCAATGAGTGGATATCCAGCGACAACGCCGGATTCACAACATTCTTTCATTCCCTGTTCTGCCGGGCTAACGTACTCTTTGGGTACAGTACCACCAACAATCTTGGAGACGAACTCAAAACCTGTGCCTGGTTCTCCTGGCTCTAAATTGATGACAACGTGACCGTACTGTCCTTTACCACCACTTTGACGGATGAATTTACCTTCAATTTTGTTAACGGCTTTACGAATTGTTTCGCGGTAAGCTACCTGTGGCGCACCCACATTTGCTTCCACTTTAAATTCTCGTAACATCCGGTCTACCAAAATTTCTAGGTGCAGTTCACCCATCCCCGCAATTACAGTTTGGTTGGTTTCTGGATCGACGCGGACACGGAAGGTGGGATCTTCTTCTGACAGGGATTGCAAGGCCTTGGACAATTTGTCCATGTCATTCTTGGTTTTGGGTTCAACCGCTACCGAGATGACAGGCTCAGGAATGAATAGGGATTCCAGAATGACTGGTGATCCTTCATCGCATAAAGTGTCACCTGTTAAGGTGTCTTTTAATCCTAATGCTGCGCCTAAATCACCTGCTCGCAGTTCTTCCACGTCTTGTCGGTCATCCGCTTTCATCAGTACTAGGCGGGAAATCCGTTCTTTCTTGTCTTTGCTGGCGTTGAGGACGTAGCTACCTTTTTTCAACACACCAGAATAAACACGAACGAAGGTAAGGCGACCGTAGGGGTCAGCCATGATTTTGAATGCCAGGGCGGCTAGGGGTTCGTTGTCATCTGCCCGACGCTCGACAGTCTCACCATTGGGTAATAAGCCTTGAATTGGTGGCACTTCTGTTGGTGCAGGTAGATAATCTACGACTGCATCTAACATCAACTGCACGCCTTTGTTTTTGAAGGCTGAACCGCAAAGTACTGGCACAATAGTTCCCGCAGTTGTGCCTTTACGTAGGGCTAAACGGATTTCTGCTTCTGTCAGTTCTTCGCCCTCGAAGTACTTATTCATCAGAGCATCATCCGTTTCTGATACTGCTTCAACTAGCTTGGTGCGGTATTCGTTCGCTTGTTCTAGCAATTCTGCTGGAATTGCTGCTTCTTCAATATCAGTTCCTTGGTCATTGTTGTATATGTAAGCACACATCCGTACCAAGTCAATGATGCCCTTAAAGTCATTTTCACTACCGATGGGTAGCTGAATGGCGATCGCATTTGCCCGCAAGCGATCGCGCATTTGCTCATGAACTCTATAAAAGTTCGCACCCGTGCGATCCATTTTGTTAATAAAAGCAATCCGAGGCACGCTATAACGGTCTGCTTGCCGCCACACTGTCTCAGATTGTGGTTGGACACCACCGACGGAACAAAAGACGGCGATTACACCATCTAACACGCGCATGGAACGTTCCACTTCAATGGTGAAGTCAACGTGGCCAGGAGTATCGATAATGTTAATTTGATGATCTTTCCAGCTGGTGCTGATAGCAGCGGCAGTAATGGTAATTCCCCGTTCCCGCTCCTGCTCCATCCAGTCTGTTACGGCAGTTCCTTCGTGAACTTCACCAATTTTATGAATTATCCCAGAGTAAAATAATATTCTCTCTGTTGTCGTTGTTTTTCCCGCATCTATATGCGCCGCAATACCGATATTGCGTACTTTCTCTAGCGGGTGTGTACGTGCCACAATTACCTCCTATAGTTTTCGCCTCATGATATCTTGTATATTACTCTTTGTTAAGATTCTATACTTTTACGGAAAACCGTCTGTTCGAGAAATTTGAAGATATACCGTTTTGAGGCGATATATCGTTTCTCTAATTAGTAGCGATAATGTGCAAATGCTTTATTCGCTTCAGCCATCCGGTGCGTTTCTTCCCGCTTGCGAATGGAGCTTCCTGTTTCGTTAGCAGCGTCCATTAACTCATTTGCTAGTCTACTGGCCATGGTACGTCCAGGTCTAGACCTAGAGAACTGCACTAACCAACGCAATGCCAGGGTAGTACCCCGATCTGAACGCACTTCCATTGGTACTTGATAAGTCGCTCCACCTACTCGCCGAGCTTTTACTTCCACTAAGGGCGTTGCGTTTCGCACTGCTCTTTCAAATGTTTCCAAAGCACCGGCACCAGTGCGTTCTTCAATAGTTTTTAAGGCATCATACACAATTCTGGCGGCAAGTGATTTCTTGCCATGACGCATGATCCGCCTGATAATCATGCTCACAAGGCGACTGTTGTACACTGAGTCAGACGGAACTGGGCGCCTTTGACTAACACCACGACGAGACATACTTCATCCTTAAATTCGGAATTTGGCAACGAAATTATATGCTATCAGAACATAGGAGCCTAAAAGATGTGTAAGTAGCTGCTCAAATTTCCTTGAGTTTTAGCTTTAGTCACAACCAGGCTAAACTGATTTTTTCCTAACCCTCTACCAGACACACAAGGCGACTACATCATCAACTTTAATATTTACATTAAAGTGCTGCGATCGCATTACAGTATTCGGCTTTAAAACCCTTACACTTGCTCGCTTAGTGCAAGTTACAGCTTGATTTCTTAAACAAGAAGACACCGCTATATTTTGTGTTTTATGGGGCTTGAGGTGAGGCGATTAATCATTTTTGAGGTGATTAATCGCCTAGTTCCTATTTTTTAGCTTCTTTAGGGCGCTTAGTTCCATATTTGGAACGTCCTTGCTTACGGTCTTTAACTCCGGCTGTATCTAACGTGCCACGAATAATGTGGTATCTCACGCCCGGTAAGTCCTTTACCCGACCACCACGAATCATCACAACAGAGTGTTCTTGCAAGTTATGACCAATGCCTGGAATGTAAGCAGTGACTTCAAATCCAGAAGTTAGTCTGACTCTTGCTACTTTGCGGAGAGCTGAGTTAGGTTTTTTAGGGGTAGTTGTGTATACTCTGGTACAAACGCCTCGGCGTTGAGGGCATTGTTTCAGAGCAGGGGACTTGGTTTTCTGACGCGCTTGTTCGCGTTCTGTGCGTATTAGCTGCTGTATTGTTGGCATGAGTTACAGCGCGTAAAGCTGCTTATGTTCTATTTTAACAAATCCTGATTATAGCGTTTTTTGTGTTTTTATGTCAATTATTATTTTGTTAATTATTCAGTTGTGCATTCCTCATCACTTACTGAATAATAGAGAAAGAATTACCACAGCTACAGGTAGAGATTGCTAATGGGTTATGGAACTGAAAACCTCCACCCATAAGATCCTCTGAATAATCTAATTTCAACCCTTTGATGTAATTAAGGGTTTGAGTATCTATGATGACTTGAATATTATCCAAGTAAAAAACCTGATCTTCGACCTTAACGACTGCATCGAAAGCAATATCATAAAACAAGCCAGAACAGCCACCGGGCTTGACTTGTAAGCGAAAAAATATGTTTGGCTGTTGTTTGGATTTTAATCGCTCGATCTCATTAACAGCCGCGAGACTCAATTGAATCATGGAATTTTTATAGCGATCCGAAACTCCATATTCAATATTAGCAGGAGTATGGCTATAGCTTGCACGACGACGCAGGAGTCTCATAGTCCACCCTGCACTATTAAGTAGGGTTTGCTGTAAAGCCCTGCGGGCATAGCTTCGCTTACCGCGTAGCGTGCCGTTAGGCATAAAGGTTATCTCTAGTTCAGGAGTATGGCTAACGCCACGCTATCAGGAGGAGTTGGAAGCAGGTAAGAATAGTATCGAGCCTGGAAAATTGGCTTTGTCCATCTTCCCAGTTCCATCTCTATCTTTCACTGCGAGCATAGTCATCTTGGTAGCGAATAATATCATCTTCGCCCAAGTATTCACCATTCTGCACTTCAATCAAAATTAAGGGAATCACACCAGGATTCTCTAAACGATGAACGGTACATTGAGGTACATAGGTTGACTGATTATTACTCAGTAAAATTTCTTTCTCACCACAAACTACCTTAGCTGTACCTGAGACAACAATCCAATGTTCGCTGCGGTGGTGGTGCATTTGTAGACTGAGGCGATGTCCAGGCTTAACTTCAATGCGTTTAATTTTATATCCGCGCCCTTCTTCTAAAACTGTAAAAGAACCCCAAGGACGTAGTTCACTTGCAGCAATACTTTTAGAATTTACTGCTGCGCTAAAGGGTAGAGTGTTAGCTGGTGTGGTTTCTGTCAATTGAGCCATAGTTACCTCATTTGGAGACATACAAAAATTTTATGATTCTTAATAATTGAGGAGAGAATTGTGGCTGATATTGCCAGTGCGAGAATTAGCAAATTAATTTCACTTTGATAACCATAGCAAAATCAGATGTTATGGCGTAACCTATTCCTAGTGAAAGTCTTGGGTCTACACTAATTCTTCATCAATACAAAACCCAGCTTGTTGGCAGCTTTAAAAAAGTATTGCAGAATAAACATTTGGGGAAAATCTTAGATGCAAAATTAGAACCTGTCTTTGATAGTTTGACATTTTTAGCAGAAGTTACGGACAAGTTAGGAAAAACGAACCACAGAGGACGCAGAGGACACGGAGAAATAAGAGTTTCAGCGGTTTTTTGTGTAAGTTTTATTTAGTTTTGAGTAGGTTTATGGCTGTGGTTTCAGAAAAATACCGATACCATTATGGACACGGGCGGCTGTATTGGGGGAACGGTCTAGTAGTTGCCCTCCCAGGTATAAACTCGTAGAACTACCACCGTCCAAGTTGAGGGCATTCACACAGCCCATAACTTGCATTAATTGGGCGTGTTCGGCTAAGGTGGGGCCATGTCCGCCAGCGCGAGTATGTACGGCAGTAATGAGCAGATTACCTGTTGTGGTGGTACAAATACCGCTACGAATAGCTTTTTCGGCTATGAAGGCGGTGCTGAATTTTTCGGCTTTGGCATCGAGAACAATTTGCCGATTCTGTAATAATAATGGGCCTGCACCGATAATGTAAGGGTAATTGCTAAACTCATTGGGTGTAGTGGTGCTGTTAAGACTGACTTTTGTGCCAATAGGTAATTGAGAGGCGTTACTGGTAGCAGTGCCGCGTAGAGTTAGTATATAGCCGTTTTGGGGAATAGGAATATTAGTTGTTCCAGCTTTTCCACCAGATAACTGATTGGTAATTTGGTTATTTTGGACGAATAGAAGAATTTCATTATCAATGATGGGTGTATAACTAGCTCCCCAGGCTGAGGTGTAACGGGCAATGCCGCTTTGTACGTAGCCGCTGTTAAGAAAAAGAATTGGGAAAGGCTGGTTATTGGTACTGATTAAAGTTTCATTTAAAGTGAGACGACCAAAATAAAATTGTCCTGAATCATTCCAAGCGATCGCTCCTCGGTTTAAAATTGGCCCTGATATCCACTGATTATTCTGACGAATTGCCCCCAAAGGAAATCTATTATTGCGGTTAAAATAACCCCCATTAATCCCTGCTACAGCTAAATAACGTTGTGCAATTTGAATCAAAGGGGCAGTACCCGCTAAGATATCAGAACTTGCCCATATTGGTTTTAGTGTGATACCAACTTCACGGGGATTAACTTCTAACCAAACCACGGGAAAGCTTGCTGTACCTAAATTAATAAACCTTTGTTGCCAGCGTAATCCCTTAGCCCAGGTGATATCCCTTGCTACCAAAGCATCAGGTCGAATATCAATCACTAAACGATTGGGGTTAGTAACAGCACTAATTCGCGGAGATAATCCAAAGGGAACGCTAAGATGAATATTTGTTTGGTTACTAACCATCTCCACTTTTTGAATCAGTGGTTCAGAAATCGGTAATTGTTTTAACTGGTCTGGCGGTGTTGTCGGTTGGGGTGCATAACGTTGAATTAAGGCGTTATCAGCCTTACTATCCAGGGTAACTATCCACTCCCTATTCAATGGTGTAGCTGGTTTGTTAGTTGGCGCGTTGGCATTAACAGGTCTTTTTATAGGTTGTCCTTGTACAACTTTCCACGGAGTGGGACGATCTAAATCAACAACAAGTCTGTCACCCCAAGTTTGTTTACCTTGACGAATATTGTTAACTTGTGCTGGCGGGGTAGAAATTAACAAAATATTACCATTGGCTTGCATTTGCCAGCCTGCTGTTTGAGCAAAACTCGAAATATCTAAATAGCGATATCCTCCCCACAACTTAGCCTTAAGTGCTGGTATACCTGACGAAAACCACTCCACTGGTTGTTGTTCAGGATTGCTGCTACTTAATAAATCTACCCCCATCAATTGCCTCAGCGCCCCATCACTAAGATGAATTGTCACCGTACCATTACTTTCCCGTTGCTGTAACCAGGCTCCTTGCACTGTGCGACCATTGAGAGAAATTTGATTACCGGATGGTATCACTTGTGATGAAGCAGGTGTTGGTAATTGGGAAATATAGGTTGGTAAAGATTGAGTATTTGCAGCCGACTCTTGGGCTTTAGTCGCACCAGCAGTTAAGCACAGTACAGTCGAAAGAATTGAGGACACAGAGTAGCGGAAAAATCTGCTATTGCTAATGAGGACAAGGGTATTTAGCTGTGCTTGTTGGTAACGATTCGGCATTTTGACCATCCTGACCTAAGTATTTTTGAACGTTACCAGCTTAAGCTAGTATGGGGAAATATTAAAAAAATATGTTTTTGCTTTTCAACAATCGTGATATTATGTAGGTTGGATTTTTCTATCTTGTAAAAACTGGCAAGCAAATTTTACGCCAAAATTACCAACGCACAATGTTCTTAAGGACACCATCCTTAAACAAGCTATAATAGTAGTCTTGATATTCAAACCTAGATGAAAAAATTCCCTGCTCACCGATAGCTGCCACTGTTGCGACTTTAAGTGAGGTCTAGTTGATGACAAGACAAGTGGCAATAAGTAAGCAGTAAAAATATAGACGACAACAGAAGCTATTTTAGGAATTGTCAAATGGGCATATAGTGTAATACGCTGACTTCGTTGCTGCATCAGGATAATTGCGGCTTTCAGGACATTAGACTGTTCAGTTGAAATTTGATTTCAGGTATGCCGAGATAGGTAATATCTGACAGTTATCCTTTATCTGGTCAAAAAGGATTGAAAAATACTTAGCTTTACCACACTAAATAGAAGTAATGTCAGGGAAACCAAATTATTCGCGCAAAGTTAGTTTTTCCAGCAGTGCATAAGCAAATAAAAAAATAACGCGGTGATTTTAACACGAGTGAGCTAAAAAGTTAACTCGAAGTTAAAATTTTTTTTCCCTAAATTTTCGTGACTATTTATTTCTCCAACGCTCAATCTTAGAAATTTTTTCCCAGCAGTAGCAACAGTGGCAAAATCTGTAACTCAACATTTCAGGAATAGAGTATGAATCATCAACAGTTAAATCAGGGTCACAAAAACACATTGTCGGAGATGGAAAATAAAGATACCTTCCAAGGGCAAAAGTGGTTAGTAGAAGAAAGAGATGCCTGTGGTGTGGGCTTTATTGCCCATCGTCAAAATAGTTCCAGCCATGAAATTTTGGCAAAAGCTTTAACTGCCCTTACTTGCCTAGAACACAGAGGCGGTTGTAGTGCTGACCAAGATTCTGGTGATGGTGCAGGCATCTTGACAGCGATTCCTTGGGAATTGTTTCAACAAGAAGGAATTGATGTTGCCAACACTGGCAAAATGGCAGTAGGAATGATATTCTTACCCCAAGACCAGAAAGCAGCCCAACAAGCAAAAGCTGTATTTGAGCAAGTAGCGGCTGAAGAAAAATTCACTGTACTGGGCTGGCGAGTAGTCCCTGTGCGTTCAGATGTCTTAGGGTTGCAAGCAAAAGAAAATCAACCCCAAATAGAACAAGTTTTTTTAGCTTCGGCTGATAAAAGCGGTGACGAATTAGAACGGGAATTGTATATTACCCGCCGTCGCATTGTCAAAGCTGCCAAAAATATCTCAGAAGAATTTTATGTTTGCTCCTTATCTGTCCGCACAATCGTCTACAAAGGGATGGTGCGTTCATCTGTATTGGGAGAATTTTACGAAGATTTAAAAAATCCAGCTTTTAAAATCGCTTTTGCTGTTTATCATCGCCGCTTTAGTACCAACACGATGCCGAAATGGCCTTTGGCACAACCAATGCGGCTATTGGGTCACAATGGTGAAATCAATACACTGTTGGGCAACATTAACTGGATGATGGCACGGGAAGCCACCTTAGATCACCCTGTATGGAATGGTCGAGAAGATGAATTTAAGCCACTGGTAAATATTGACAGCAGCGATTCAGCCACCCTTGACAACGTGCTGGAGTTGCTCGTCCGTTCTGGCCGCAGCCCCTTGGAAGCCTTAATGATGATGGTTCCAGAGGCTTATAAAAATCAACCTTCTTTACAAAATTATCCAGAAATTGTTGATTTCTATGAATATTACAGCGGTTTGCAAGAAGCCTGGGACGGCCCTGCACTTTTGGTATTTAGTGATGGGAAAAGAGTTGGTGCTACTTTAGACCGCAATGGTTTAAGACCGGCTCGCTATGTGATTACTAAAGATGACTATATTGTGGTTGCTTCCGAAGCTGGTGTGATTGAATTCCCAGAAGCTGACATTTTGGAAAAAGGCAGATTGGGACCAGGACAAATGATTGCTGTGGATTTAAGCAGCAATGAGATTTTGAAGAACTGGGAAATTAAACAGCGTATTGCTAACTTACATCCCTATGGCGATTGGTTGCAACAACACCGTCAAGAGTTGAAACAGTTGGTAAAACCATCAGTTGCTAATGGTAATGGTAACGGTCATCATCCAACTGACGATGGACATCTAACTGCTGAGAAACTGGATAAACAAACTTTACTGCAACAGCAAATTGCTTTTGGCTACACCACAGAAGATGTAGAAATGGTGATTCAGCCTATGGCTAACACTGGTGCAGAACCGACTTTCTGCATGGGGGATGATATTCCTTTAGCGGTGCTGTCAGAAAAACCACACTTGCTGTATGACTATTTCAAACAGCGTTTTGCTCAGGTGACAAACCCACCTATTGACCCATTACGGGAAAAGCTGGTGATGTCCTTGACTGTGGAATTGGGAGAAAGAGGTAATTTATTAGATCCTCAACCAGAACACGCCCGCAGACTGAAGCTAGAATCACCTGTGCTGACGGAAAGTGAGTTAACCGCAATTAAGCTGTCTGGTTTTGCGACTGCTGAGTTGTCAACTTTGTTCTCTATTGCTGCTGGCCCAAATAGTTTAAAAGCCGCTGTGGAAGCTTTACAACAACAAGCGGCGGAATCAGTGCGGGCTGGTGCGAAGATTTTGATATTGAGTGATAAGATTCACCCCACTCTTAATCAGGGTGAAAAAGAGGGGATAAGTGCCGAATATACTTATATTCCACCTTTGTTGGCTGTGGGTGCGGTTCACCATTACTTAATCCGCGAAGGTGTGCGGATGAAAACATCTTTGGTTGTTCATACTGCCCAATGTTGGAGTACCCATCACTTTGCTTGTCTTTTGGGATACGGTGCTGGCGCGGTTTGCCCATATATGGCTTTGGATACTGTGCGTGATTGGTGGTCTGACCCGAAAACGCAACAGTTTATGCAAAGGGGGAAAATTAATAATCTGACTCTGGAACAAGCGATCGCAAATTATCGCCAAGCTGTAGAATCAGGTTTGTTGAAAATTCTCTCCAAAATGGGAATTTCTCTGCTTTCTAGCTATCAAGCAGCACAAATCTTTGAAGCTATTGGTATTGGTGGAGATTTGTTAGCTTTGGGTTTCTGGGGGACAACTTCCCGTATTGGTGGGCTGAGTTGTTCGGAACTAGCTCAAGAGGTGCTTTCTTTCCACAGCAAGGGTTTCCCAGAACTGTCAGCCAAGAAGTTAGAAAATCTGGGGTTTGTCCAGTATCGTCCCGGTGGTGAATATCATAGCAATAGCCCGGAACTGGTGAAGGCGCTGCATAAGGCTGTAGATGGGAAGAATTATGACCATTACGAAGTTTATAAACAGCATTTGCAAAGTAGACCAGCAACGGCTTTGCGAGATTTATTAGATTTTACAAGCGACCGCTCATCTATCCCCATCGAAGAAGTAGAATCAGTCAGTGAGATTGCTCAACGCTTCTGTACTGGAGGAATGTCTTTAGGTGCGCTGTCACGGGAAGCCCATGAAACTTTAGCGATCGCTATGAATCGCATTGGTGGTAAATCTAATTCTGGTGAAGGTGGCGAAGATCCAGTTCGTTACAAAGTATTAAATGATGTTGACGCAACGGGACATTCACCCACTCTCCCCCATTTGAATGGTTTGAGAAATGGTGACACAGCTTCTAGCGCCATCAAACAAGTTGCTTCCGGTCGTTTTGGTGTCACCCCAGGATACCTAGCCAGTGCCAAACAAATTGAAATCAAAATCGCCCAGGGCGCAAAACCAGGTGAAGGTGGACAACTACCGGGGCCAAAAGTCAGCCCCTATATCGCTATGTTGCGCCGTTCTAAACCTGGTGTAACTCTGATTTCGCCACCACCCCACCATGATATTTACTCAATTGAAGACCTAGCGCAGTTGATTTTTGACCTGCATCAAATTAACCCAAAAGCACAGGTTTCAGTAAAATTAGTGGCTGAAATCGGGATTGGCACAATTGCGGCTGGTGTAGCCAAAGCCAACGCCGATATTATCCAAATTTCCGGTCATGATGGTGGTACTGGCGCATCTCCTTTGAGTTCTATTAAACACGCTGGTAGTCCGTGGGAACTCGGATTAAGTGAAGTGCATCGGGTGTTGATGGAAAATGGATTGCGCGATCGCGTCACCTTAAGAGTTGATGGTGGTCTTAAGAGTGGTTGGGATGTCCTCGTTGGGGCTTTAATGGGCGCTGAAGAGTTCGGTTTCGGCTCTATCGCCATGATTGCTGAAGGTTGTATTATGGCGCGGGTATGTCATTTAAATACCTGTCCCAAAGGCGTGGCTACTCAAAAAGAAGAATTACGCCAACGCTTTACAGGTATCCCCGAAAACGTGGTTAATTTCTTCTATTTTGTCGCTGAAGAAGTACGCAGTCTATTAGCTAAACTGGGTTATCGTTCCTTGACAGAATTGACTGGTAGGGCGGATTTGTTCACTGTCCGTTCTGATGTGAAATTGAATAAAACTCAAGCCCTAAACCTAGACTGCTTAACTAAGCTACCAGATGCAAAACAAAACCGTAGCTGGTTGGAGCATGAAAAAGTCCACAGCAATGGATCTGTTTTAGATGACCAAATTTTAGCTGATACGGATATTCAAGCCGCAATTAGCAATCAATCGACAATCAGTAAGACTTTTAACGTTGTCAACACCGATAGAACCGTAGGATCAAGATTAGCAGGAGCGATCGCATCCCAGTATGGTGATAGCGGCTTTGAAGGGCAAATTAACCTCAATTTTCAAGGTAGCATCGGGCAAAGCTTTGGCGCATTTAACCTACCTGGCTTAACTCTGACTTTGACAGGGGAAGCTAACGACTATGTAGGTAAGGGGATGCACGGTGGGGAGATTATCATCAAACCCCCAGCAAATGCTAACTATGACCCGTCACAAAACGTGATTGTTGGCAATACCTGTCTTTATGGTGCGACTGGTGGCGTATTATTTGCCAACGGTTTAGCCGGAGAACGGTTTGCTGTGCGTAATTCTAAAGGTACAGCAGTAATTGAAGGGGCTGGTGATCACTGCTGTGAGTATATGACTGGTGGTGTGATTGTGGTTTTGGGTAAAGTCGGCCGCAACGTAGGTGCGGGGATGACTGGAGGACTGGGATACTTCTTAGATGAAGATGGTGCTTTCCCTGAGTTAGTTAACAAAGCTATTGTTAAAACTCAGCGCGTAGTTACAGAAACTGGTGCGAAACAACTTTATGAATTAATTAAAGCTCATAGTGATCGCACCAATTCACCCAAAGCACAACTAATTTTACAAAACTGGGAAGAATTTCTACCCAAGTTTTGGCAGTTAGTTCCACCTTCTGAATCTGACAGTCCTGAAGCCAATCCTGAAGCAACTTCAGAACAAAAACAGCTAAGTTCTGTTTAATTCTAGGGGCGGGGAGAACCCGCCCTTCAAGGTTTCCCTAGTTACTTCTTCTTAGCCATTAACT includes:
- the fusA gene encoding elongation factor G, translated to MARTHPLEKVRNIGIAAHIDAGKTTTTERILFYSGIIHKIGEVHEGTAVTDWMEQERERGITITAAAISTSWKDHQINIIDTPGHVDFTIEVERSMRVLDGVIAVFCSVGGVQPQSETVWRQADRYSVPRIAFINKMDRTGANFYRVHEQMRDRLRANAIAIQLPIGSENDFKGIIDLVRMCAYIYNNDQGTDIEEAAIPAELLEQANEYRTKLVEAVSETDDALMNKYFEGEELTEAEIRLALRKGTTAGTIVPVLCGSAFKNKGVQLMLDAVVDYLPAPTEVPPIQGLLPNGETVERRADDNEPLAALAFKIMADPYGRLTFVRVYSGVLKKGSYVLNASKDKKERISRLVLMKADDRQDVEELRAGDLGAALGLKDTLTGDTLCDEGSPVILESLFIPEPVISVAVEPKTKNDMDKLSKALQSLSEEDPTFRVRVDPETNQTVIAGMGELHLEILVDRMLREFKVEANVGAPQVAYRETIRKAVNKIEGKFIRQSGGKGQYGHVVINLEPGEPGTGFEFVSKIVGGTVPKEYVSPAEQGMKECCESGVVAGYPLIDVKATLIDGSYHDVDSSEMAFKIAGSMAMKEAVSKASPVLLEPMMKVEVEVPEDFIGNVIGDLIARRGQIESQSTEQGLAKVTSKVPLATMFGYATDIRSKTQGRGIFTMEFSHYEEVPRSVAETIIAKSKGNA
- the rpsG gene encoding 30S ribosomal protein S7, with the protein product MSRRGVSQRRPVPSDSVYNSRLVSMIIRRIMRHGKKSLAARIVYDALKTIEERTGAGALETFERAVRNATPLVEVKARRVGGATYQVPMEVRSDRGTTLALRWLVQFSRSRPGRTMASRLANELMDAANETGSSIRKREETHRMAEANKAFAHYRY
- the rpsL gene encoding 30S ribosomal protein S12; amino-acid sequence: MPTIQQLIRTEREQARQKTKSPALKQCPQRRGVCTRVYTTTPKKPNSALRKVARVRLTSGFEVTAYIPGIGHNLQEHSVVMIRGGRVKDLPGVRYHIIRGTLDTAGVKDRKQGRSKYGTKRPKEAKK
- a CDS encoding HesB/IscA family protein, producing the protein MIQLSLAAVNEIERLKSKQQPNIFFRLQVKPGGCSGLFYDIAFDAVVKVEDQVFYLDNIQVIIDTQTLNYIKGLKLDYSEDLMGGGFQFHNPLAISTCSCGNSFSIIQ
- a CDS encoding phosphomannose isomerase type II C-terminal cupin domain, whose protein sequence is MAQLTETTPANTLPFSAAVNSKSIAASELRPWGSFTVLEEGRGYKIKRIEVKPGHRLSLQMHHHRSEHWIVVSGTAKVVCGEKEILLSNNQSTYVPQCTVHRLENPGVIPLILIEVQNGEYLGEDDIIRYQDDYARSER
- a CDS encoding phosphodiester glycosidase family protein; translation: MPNRYQQAQLNTLVLISNSRFFRYSVSSILSTVLCLTAGATKAQESAANTQSLPTYISQLPTPASSQVIPSGNQISLNGRTVQGAWLQQRESNGTVTIHLSDGALRQLMGVDLLSSSNPEQQPVEWFSSGIPALKAKLWGGYRYLDISSFAQTAGWQMQANGNILLISTPPAQVNNIRQGKQTWGDRLVVDLDRPTPWKVVQGQPIKRPVNANAPTNKPATPLNREWIVTLDSKADNALIQRYAPQPTTPPDQLKQLPISEPLIQKVEMVSNQTNIHLSVPFGLSPRISAVTNPNRLVIDIRPDALVARDITWAKGLRWQQRFINLGTASFPVVWLEVNPREVGITLKPIWASSDILAGTAPLIQIAQRYLAVAGINGGYFNRNNRFPLGAIRQNNQWISGPILNRGAIAWNDSGQFYFGRLTLNETLISTNNQPFPILFLNSGYVQSGIARYTSAWGASYTPIIDNEILLFVQNNQITNQLSGGKAGTTNIPIPQNGYILTLRGTATSNASQLPIGTKVSLNSTTTPNEFSNYPYIIGAGPLLLQNRQIVLDAKAEKFSTAFIAEKAIRSGICTTTTGNLLITAVHTRAGGHGPTLAEHAQLMQVMGCVNALNLDGGSSTSLYLGGQLLDRSPNTAARVHNGIGIFLKPQP